A window of Mycolicibacterium holsaticum DSM 44478 = JCM 12374 genomic DNA:
GAACGCGTTGAGTGTGGGTTGGCTGGCCTCGATCGCGTCCAGCGAGCGCCGGGTCAGCTCGACGGACGTGACGGAGCCACTCGCCAGGCGGAAAAGTTGCTGGGTGAGCGTGGGAAAACGGGCAGTGTCGACCATCGCCTACCAGGATATCGACGCCGCCGTCATCCGGTGCGGGTGAGCCGATCTCGCAGCACACCCTTGACGAGCTTTCCCGTCACCGTCCTGGGCAGGGAGTCGACGAACTCGATGCGCCGCGGCACCTTGTATCCCGCAATGTGTTCGCGCAGATACGATTTGATGCGATCGGCGACGTCGGCGTCCGCGACGACGCCGGTTTGCAACTGGATCATCGCGGCGACGATCTCGCCGTACTCCGCGTCGGGCACCCCGATTACCGCGACGTCGAAGACGTCGGGATGCAACGCCAGAGCGTTCTCGATCTCCTGCGGATAGATGTTGACGCCACCCGAGATGATGGTGAACGCCTTGCGGTCGCGCAGGAACAGGTAGTCGTCGGCGTCGACGAAACCGACGTCGCCGCACGTCGACCACGTCGGGTGGTCGGGATGGCGTGCGTCGTCGGTCTTCTCCTGGTCGCCGTGGTAGACGAACGGCATCGTGTCGCGCTCGAAATACACCAGCCCCGTCTCGTTGGCCGCCAGTTCGCGACCGTCGTCGTCGCAGATGTGCAGGATGCCGAGCGTGGCCCGGCCGACCGAACCCGGCTTGGCCAGCCATTCGTCCGGGCCGATCATCGTGACACCGTTGGCCTCGGTCGACGAGTAGTACTCGTGCAGGATCGGACCGAACCACGCCATCATCTGCTTTTTGACCTCGACCGGGCACGGCGCCGCGGCGTGGATCACGTGGGTCTGCGAGCTGACGTCGTAGTGGCTGCGCACCGCGCCGGGCAGCCGCAGCATGCGCACGAAGTGGGTCGGCACCCACTGCGAATGCGTGACGCCGTAGCCCGAGATCACCGCCAGTGACTGCTCGGCGTCGAATTTCGACGTGCTCAGCACGGTGCCGCCCAGCGAGTGCACGATCATCCCGAACCGCAGGGGCGCGGCGTGGTACAGCGGCGCGGGGGAGAAGTAGACGGTGTCGGCCGACATGGCGTACGCGGCGCCGAACACCGTGACGTACGGGTCGCCGTCATCGCCGACCTGGCGCTCGGGCAGCGCGGGTTTGATTCCCTTGGGCCGGCCCGTCGTTCCGGAGCTGTAGAGCATGTCGGCGCCGCGAGGTTCGTCGTCGGATCGCAACGGTGACGCGCCGGCGAGGAAGTCGGCGTAGGCGTCCAGGCCCGGCGATCCGGCGCCGTAGGCAAGACGTAACCGCAGGTCGGGCGCCGTTTCGGCGGCCTGCAGGGCCAGCGCGCCCAGGTCGGGTGAGGCGATCAGCACCGAGGCGCCGCAGTCGGCGAGGATGTAGGCGGCCTCGGCGGGGGTCAGGTGGTAGTTGAGCGAGGTCAGGTAGAGCCCGGCGCGCAGGCAGGCCCAGTACACGACGAAGACCTCGACGTTGTTGGTCGACAGCAACGCGACCACGTCACCGCGGCGGACCCCGGCCTCGCGCAGGGCGTTGGCCAGCCGTACCGACCGCTCCTCCAGGTCGCCGTAGGTCAGCACCTGGTCGGTGTCGACGATGATGGCGGCCGGCTTCGCCGGGTCGACGGCCGCGTGGATTCCTGGGTACATCACGTTTCCTTTCTCTACGCTGGCGGGGTGGATCGCGAGGACCGCGCGACGTCGGCTGGATCAGCGCCGACCGACGAGCGGCTGCGCGCGGTGCTGGCCGGGTTACGGTCCATCGCCGACCCCGACGATCCGAAATGGCGACCCGCCGCCGCCGACGCGCGCGCCATCCTCGATGACGCCTGGACGGCGCTGGCCGACGTCCTCGACGACAATTCCGATGCCACGGCCCTGTTGACGGCCTTGCGCAAACTGGCCGACGCCGACGTGGCGCTGGTGCGGGTCAGGGACGCCTCGCACCGGCTCGGGGAGGCGCTGGGATGTCTGGAGTCGGCGCCGTGCTCGGTGGCCGAGCTGATGGAACTGGCCCCGCACGCCGTCACCCGGCTCGGCTTCGACCGGGCGATCTTCTCGCGCATCGTCGACGGGGTGTGGATCTCGCACTCGGTGTACGTGCCCGACGATCCGG
This region includes:
- a CDS encoding acyl-CoA synthetase, which translates into the protein MYPGIHAAVDPAKPAAIIVDTDQVLTYGDLEERSVRLANALREAGVRRGDVVALLSTNNVEVFVVYWACLRAGLYLTSLNYHLTPAEAAYILADCGASVLIASPDLGALALQAAETAPDLRLRLAYGAGSPGLDAYADFLAGASPLRSDDEPRGADMLYSSGTTGRPKGIKPALPERQVGDDGDPYVTVFGAAYAMSADTVYFSPAPLYHAAPLRFGMIVHSLGGTVLSTSKFDAEQSLAVISGYGVTHSQWVPTHFVRMLRLPGAVRSHYDVSSQTHVIHAAAPCPVEVKKQMMAWFGPILHEYYSSTEANGVTMIGPDEWLAKPGSVGRATLGILHICDDDGRELAANETGLVYFERDTMPFVYHGDQEKTDDARHPDHPTWSTCGDVGFVDADDYLFLRDRKAFTIISGGVNIYPQEIENALALHPDVFDVAVIGVPDAEYGEIVAAMIQLQTGVVADADVADRIKSYLREHIAGYKVPRRIEFVDSLPRTVTGKLVKGVLRDRLTRTG